One region of Oreochromis aureus strain Israel breed Guangdong linkage group 19, ZZ_aureus, whole genome shotgun sequence genomic DNA includes:
- the LOC116328023 gene encoding mitochondrial import inner membrane translocase subunit Tim9, giving the protein MAVQVSESDQIKQFKEFLGTYNKVTENCFMDCVRDFTTRDVKPEESSCSESCLQKYLKMTQRISMRFQEYHIQQNEALAAKAGLLGQPR; this is encoded by the exons ATGGCGGTCCAGGTGTCCGAGTCCGACCAGATCAAACAG TTTAAGGAGTTTCTGGGGACGTACAACAAGGTGACGGAGAACTGCTTCATGGACTGCGTCCGAGACTTCACCACGAGAGACGTGAAGCCCGAGGAG tcgAGCTGCTCCGAGTCGTGCCTGCAGAAGTATCTGAAGATGACTCAGAGGATCTCCATGCGTTTCCAGGAGTATCACATCCAGCAGAACGAGGCTCTGGCGGCTAAAGCTGGCCTGCTGGGACAGCCGCGCTGA
- the LOC116327996 gene encoding SRA stem-loop-interacting RNA-binding protein, mitochondrial, with the protein MAASKKVFEVFVSKVPWTVATKEMKEYFGQFGAVKKCLLPFDKETGFHRGFCWIGFSSEEGLNNALQKDPHVLEGAKLQVQRNRRLFAGQKSDKDAEYD; encoded by the exons ATGGCGGCGTCCAAGAAAGTGTTCGAGGTGTTCGTGTCCAAAGTGCCGTGGACTGTGGCCACCA AGGAGATGAAGGAGTACTTCGGGCAGTTTGGAGCCGTGAAGAAGTGCCTGCTGCCGTTT GATAAAGAAACGGGCTTCCACAGAGGCTTCTGCTGGATCGGCTTCTCCTCTGAGGAAGGACTCAACAACGCTCTGCAGAAGGACCCGCACGTGCTCGAGGGCGCCAAG CTGCAGGTTCAGAGGAACAGACGCCTATTTGCAGGACAGAAGTCGGACAAAGACGCCGAGTACGACTGA
- the alkbh1 gene encoding nucleic acid dioxygenase ALKBH1, translating into MAKMAASMVEGGEDAFRKIFKFYRRRNPPPDLSDVIDFSRCAPGEQIIPVNLAAAAVSDVEATRVGLQPVREWQAFGLRGHPGFIFISNPFLRGTQPFWLRQCLKIYPQKPNICNLDMHMSPLETQDIWGQSVHSLRSSQAGKREARTLLERLRWVTLGYHYNWDTKTYSPSSHTPFPRDLHLLSAHVTAACGFPGFISEAGILNYYRSDSSLGIHVDESELDHTRPLLSFSFGQSAIFLLGGPRRQDPPTAMLMHSGDVMVMSGPSRLLYHAVPRILPAPPERLALETGGCIQAPPPQEGSVVEPVSEEEWAVCSRYIQSSRVNVTVRQVLAPGQKFPETPCSHQNTDTGQTDGYNDGESRKRKRSSSRDSADAAET; encoded by the exons ATGGctaagatggcagcctccatgGTGGAGGGTGGAGAGGATGCGTTTCGGAAGATCTTTAAGTTTTACAGGAGGAGAAACCCCCCACCGGACCTCAGCGACGTCATCGACTTTTCCAGGTGTGCGCCCGGTGAACAG atcaTTCCAGTTAACCTCGCCGCCGCCGCAGTGAGCGATGTGGAAGCCACCAGAGTCGGATTACAGCCCGTCAGAGAATGGCAAGCCTTCGGCCTGCGAGGACACCCAG GGTTCATCTTCATTTCCAATCCGTTCCTGCGTGGCACGCAGCCGTTCTGGCTCCGACAGTGTCTGAAGATTTACCCTCAGAAACCAAACATCTGCAACCTGGACATGCACATGTCCCCCTTAGAGACTCAGGACATCTGGGGACAGAGTGTGCACAGCCTGAG ATCTTCTCAGGCTGGAAAACGAGAAGCTCGGACTCTCCTGGAACGGCTGCGCTGGGTCACGCTGGGCTATCATTACAACTGGGACACAAAG ACGTACTCTCCCAGCAGTCACACTCCTTTCCCACGtgacctccacctcctctccgCTCACGTGACAGCTGCCTGCGGCTTCCCTGGCTTTATCTCGGAAGCGGGAATCCTCAACTATTACCGATCGGACTCTTCTCTGGGAATCCACGTGGACGAGTCGGAGCTGGACCACACTCGGCCGCTGCTGTCGTTTAG TTTTGGTCAGTCAGCCATCTTCCTCCTGGGCGGCCCCCGCAGACAGGACCCCCCTACAGCCATGCTCATGCACAGCGGGGATGTGATGGTGATGTCGGGGCCGAGCCGCCTTCTGTACCACGCGGTCCCACGAATCCTCCCCGCACCTCCAGAGCGTCTGGCGTTAGAGACGGGGGGATGCATCCAGGCCCCCCCCCCACAGGAAGGCTCCGTGGTGGAGCCGGTGTCCGAGGAGGAATGGGCCGTCTGCTCCAGGTACATCCAGAGCTCCAGAGTGAATGTGACCGTCAGACAGGTGCTGGCGCCTGGACAGAAATTTCCAGAAACTCCCTGTAGTCACCAAAACACAGACACTGGACAGACAGACGGATACAATGATGGAGAgagcagaaagaggaagaggagcagcagcagagactcTGCTGATGCTGCAGAGACATGA
- the LOC116328010 gene encoding growth/differentiation factor 6-A-like, with amino-acid sequence MEWTGALQSSSLWGANMSMMRRDRSVNGSVVLHDYMVFLYQTLSKPQSRDFDVSDRAGAANTVTSFVDQGRDPPSWESGQRYIFDLSSLARMEELVEAELRIHRKPPADLRPALTSGGNLYHIRLYSCSSERQLLDSRTVEVLGGGLPRWEVFDVWSGMKAHLRNPSEPPQACFQLLAFSELTNKVADPLVLGLGRTPCPPQEKALLVAFWHTDTADSLFGEVTRRMKSGGFSLLKPPKRIPKHVKKNRRHRQRALSKRSFGGAARAGRRSRCSRKPLHVNFRDLGWDDWIIAPLDYEARRCDGTCDFPLRAHLEPTNHAVIQTLMNSMDPDLSPPSCCVPSSLSPISILYIDSAGSVVYKQYDNMVVESCGCR; translated from the exons ATGGAGTGGACCGGAGCGTTGCAGTCCAGTTCGCTGTGGGGCGCGAACATGAGCATGATGAGGAGAGATCGGTCAGTTAACGGCTCGGTGGTCCTCCACGACTACATGGTGTTTTTATAccaaacgctgtccaaacctcaAAGCAGAGACTTTGACGTTTCAGACAGAGCAGGAGCTGCTAACACAGTTACAAGTTTTGTGGACCAAGGACGAG ATCCTCCATCATGGGAGAGCGGTCAGCGCTACATATTCGACTTGTCCAGCCTGGCCAGGATGGAAGAGCTGGTGGAGGCCGAGCTGAGAATCCACAGGAAGCCTCCGGCAGACCTTCGACCTGCCCTAACAAGCGGAGGAAACCTTTATCACATCCGCCTGTACTCCTGCTCTTCAGAGAGACAACTGCTGGACTCCAGAACTGTCGAGGTTTTGGGTGGTGGTCTTCCCAGGTGGGAGGTGTTTGACGTATGGTCTGGCATGAAGGCCCATCTGAGGAATCCTTCGGAGCCACCACAGGCCTGCTTCCAGCTCCTGGCCTTCTCTGAACTGACCAACAAGGTGGCTGACCCTCTGGTCCTGGGGCTGGGTCGCACCCCTTGCCCACCCCAGGAGAAAGCTTTGCTGGTGGCTTTCTGGCATACCGACACCGCCGACAGTCTGTTCGGAGAGGTAACGCGCAGAATGAAGAGCGGTGGATTTAGCCTCCTGAAGCCTCCGAAACGTATTCCAAAACACGTAAAGAAGAACCGCCGGCATCGACAGAGAGCTCTGTCCAAACGGTCTTTCGGTGGGGCGGCGAGAGCAGGCAGGAGGAGCCGCTGCAGCCGGAAACCGCTGCATGTGAACTTCAGAGACTTGGGCTGGGACGACTGGATCATCGCCCCTTTGGACTACGAGGCGCGCCGCTGCGACGGCACGTGCGACTTCCCGCTGCGCGCCCACCTGGAGCCCACCAACCATGCTGTCATCCAGACCCTGATGAACTCCATGGACCCTGATCTCAGCCCACCCAGCTGCTGCGTCCCCTCCAGTCTCAGCCCCATCAGCATCCTCTACATCGACTCAGCCGGCAGCGTGGTCTACAAGCAGTACGACAACATGGTGGTGGAGAGCTGTGGGTGCCGGTAG